Proteins found in one Oxyura jamaicensis isolate SHBP4307 breed ruddy duck chromosome 28 unlocalized genomic scaffold, BPBGC_Ojam_1.0 oxy28_random_OJ168, whole genome shotgun sequence genomic segment:
- the TM6SF2 gene encoding transmembrane 6 superfamily member 2, protein GTHLCRGCLNPPDLSYSSPLVLTGVLVLAGLVSIVYFLRAGSYFQDPLFCVFVAFSFTSAVDLIISLEEDGFVSGFAEVYVREGEPYLRTAHGIMICYWDGVVHYGLYLAMITAMSQRKSYRSLGLFWLGSLMMSIVIFLLGNLIGKYSSDISPAFLLNVPYVLIPIWAGVRLFQQPRALPCLTAEQVVEEQRKWLHQRPQDVVLVLLLVLLAAFTFFRGMVILDCPADSCFEYIYQHEPYLRDPVAYPKVQMLLYLFYVLPFFCLCIYGLLRPGCSWMPDWSLVFAGAVAQAQFSHLGSSLHGRTPFPYQTPEDVWWSFLVTNVLYALGPQLLALRCLRRPAFFLPNAPASMGKKHQ, encoded by the exons GGCACGCACTTGTGCAGGGGGTGTCTGAACCCCCCCGACCTGTCCTACAGCAGCCCGCTGGTGCTGACGGGGGTGCTGGTGCTCGCCGGCCTGGTCTCCATCGTCTACTTCCTACGAGCAGGGAGCTACTTCCAGGACCCCCTGTTCTGCG TGTTCGTGGCGTTCTCCTTCACCTCCGCCGTTGACCTGATCATCTCGCTGGAGGAGGATGGCTTCGTTTCTGGCTTCGCGGAGGTCTACGTGAGGGAG GGCGAGCCGTACCTGCGCACGGCGCACGGCATCATGATCTGTTACTGGGACGGCGTCGTCCACTACGGGCTCTACCTCGCCATGATCACAGCCATGAGCCAGCG GAAGAGCTACAGGAGCCTGGGGCTCTTCTGGCTGGGCTCTCTGATGATGAGCATCGTCATCTTCCTGCTCGGGAACCTGATAG GCAAGTACAGCTCCGACATCAGCCCTGCCTTCCTGCTCAACGTGCCCTACGTCCTCATCCCCATCTGGGCTGGGGTGAGGCTCTTCCAGCAGCCCCGGGCCCTGCCGTGTCTCACGGCGGAGCAG gtTGTGGAGGAGCAGCGCAAGTGGCTCCACCAGCGGCCCCAGGACGTGGTGCTGGTCCTGCTCTTGGTCCTGCTGGCCGCCTTCACCTTCTTCAGGGGCATG GTGATTTTGGACTGTCCTGCTGATTCCTGCTTCGAGTACATCTACCAGCACGAGCCCTACCTGCGCGACCCCGTTGCCTACCCCAAAGTGCAG ATGCTGCTCTATTTGTTCTACGTCCTCCCCTTCTTCTGCCTCTGCATCTACGGGCTGCTGCGGCCGGGCTGCTCCTGGATGCCCGACTGGAGCCTGGTGTTCGCCGGAGCCGTGGCGCAG GCTCAGTTCTCCCACCTGGGCTCCTCGCTGCACGGCCGCACGCCCTTCCCCTACCAGACCCCCGAAGACGTCTGGTGGAGCTTCCTCGTCACCAACGTCCTCTACGCGCTGGGGCCGCAGCTCCTGGCCCTCCGCTGCCTGCGTCGCCCCGCGTTCTTCCTGCCCAATGCCCCCGCCAGCATGGGCAAGAAGCACCAGTGA